GCTGACCGTCATGACCCGCCAGCGCCTGGATGACCAGCGCCTGACCAATCTCAGCGATACCCTCGATGCCACACCAGGCATCATCGTGCTGCGCGACGGACAGGGTGCCGAATCCGACGGTTACTTCTCCCGGGGCTTCGAGATCCAGAACTTTGAAATCGATGGCGTGCCCACCGTCAAGCGCATGGACAATTACACCCAGAGCATGGCGATGTACGACCGTGTGGAGGTGGTACGCGGTGCTACCGGCCTGATCAGCGGCCTGGGCAGCCCTTCAGCGACGATCAACCTGATCCGCAAGCGTCCGACCGCCGAGGCTCAGGCCAGCGTCAGCGCTGAAGCCGGCAGCTGGGACCGCTACGGTACCGGCTTTGATGTGTCTGGCCCGCTGACCGAAACCGGCAACGTACGCGGTCGCCTGGTCGCCGACTTCAAGACCGAGCAGTCCTGGATCGACCGCTACAAGCAGGACTCGCAACTGATCTACGGCATTACCGAGTTCGACCTGACCGAGGACACCCTGTTGACCATGGGCTTCAGTTATCAACGCACAGACGTCGACTCGCCCATGCGCTCCGGACTGCCGACCCGTTTCACCGACGGCTCTCGCAGCAACCTCAAACGCTCGCTCAATTCGGCACAGACCTGGTCCTACAACGACCATGAACAAACCAGCTTTTTCACCTCGATCGAACAGCAGTTTGCCAATGGCTGGAGCGGGAAGATCGAACTGACCCACTCCGAAAACAAGTTTGACGAAGTCTTCAACTACGTCAACGGCAGCCTCAACCCGGACGGAAGTGGCACCACGCAGTTGCCAGTGCGCTTCTCCGGTGTTCCCCGCCAGAACAACATCGATGCCTACCTGACCGGCCCATTCGATCTGTTGGGTCGCGAGCACGAGCTGATCGCCGGCGTGACCTTGTCCAACTACTACGAGAATGTGCCAAGCTACGGCGGCTGGAAATACGACTATTCCGGCTCCCCGGCCGGCGCAATCGACAACCTGCTGAACTGGAACGGCGCCTCGGTGAAACCGCAATTCGACGTCACGGGCAAGTCCACTGTCGACGAAACCCAATATGCCGCCTACCTCGCCACGCGCCTGCACGCCACCGACGATCTCAGTATCTTGCTGGGTAGCCGCGTGATCGACTGGCATCGCGAGATCGAGGATAAACCCTACAACGCTGAACACACCAAGACCAAGGAATCGGAAACCGGCGTCTACATTCCCTATGCTGGCGTGGTGTATGACGTCAACGATACGTGGTCGCTGTATGCCAGCTATACGAAAATCTTCAACCCTCAGTCGTCCTGGGTTCGCGACATCAACAACAAGCCACTGGATCCGATGGAAGGCACCGGCTATGAAGTCGGTGTCAAGGGCAGCCACTTCGACGGCAAGCTGAACTCCAGCATCGCGCTGTTCAAGATCGAGCAGGACAACCTGGCGATCTGGATCGATACCCCAGGCGGCAATACCTACAAGTCGGAACAGGGCACCACCACCAAGGGCGCTGAATTCACCCTGGACGGAGAGCTGGCCGAAGGCTGGCAGGCCTCCGCCGGTTATGCCTATGCGGTGAGCACCGACGCTGACGACCAGCGTATCGTTACCACCCTGCCCCGCCACAGTCTGAAGACCTTCACCAGCTATCGCCTGCCGGGCATTCTGGACAAGGTCACCCTCGGCGGTGGTGTGAACTGGCAGAGCAAGACCGGTGCCGACCTGCA
This window of the Pseudomonas mosselii genome carries:
- a CDS encoding TonB-dependent siderophore receptor — translated: MHHRSFSSYSVTSLATTLGCTAAVLLATSSPAWAATDSRVQHYEIAPAPLGAALNQLGQQAHLLLSFPNELIAGQNSPGLSGDYTVDGALQALLEGSQLLAVRQPDGRYPLQRAPASAVLELQSISISGKAPGSTTEGTGLYTTYSSSSSTRLNLTPKETPQSLTVMTRQRLDDQRLTNLSDTLDATPGIIVLRDGQGAESDGYFSRGFEIQNFEIDGVPTVKRMDNYTQSMAMYDRVEVVRGATGLISGLGSPSATINLIRKRPTAEAQASVSAEAGSWDRYGTGFDVSGPLTETGNVRGRLVADFKTEQSWIDRYKQDSQLIYGITEFDLTEDTLLTMGFSYQRTDVDSPMRSGLPTRFTDGSRSNLKRSLNSAQTWSYNDHEQTSFFTSIEQQFANGWSGKIELTHSENKFDEVFNYVNGSLNPDGSGTTQLPVRFSGVPRQNNIDAYLTGPFDLLGREHELIAGVTLSNYYENVPSYGGWKYDYSGSPAGAIDNLLNWNGASVKPQFDVTGKSTVDETQYAAYLATRLHATDDLSILLGSRVIDWHREIEDKPYNAEHTKTKESETGVYIPYAGVVYDVNDTWSLYASYTKIFNPQSSWVRDINNKPLDPMEGTGYEVGVKGSHFDGKLNSSIALFKIEQDNLAIWIDTPGGNTYKSEQGTTTKGAEFTLDGELAEGWQASAGYAYAVSTDADDQRIVTTLPRHSLKTFTSYRLPGILDKVTLGGGVNWQSKTGADLHTFTQGSYAVTNLLARYDFNQHLSASVNLNNVFDREYLSYAGDHGMYGAPRNIMTGIKYTF